Proteins from a genomic interval of Polaribacter sp. Q13:
- a CDS encoding Ig-like domain-containing protein, whose product MRYLQFILFLSLTFNSCIEDDIIADNQIEILSFNNTITELGIKNTHLYSTKYTNNIGEVTTPKINWDSSNSNIISVSNAGLLTALSIGESVITASVTNENGSIITNENNIEVIAVDKKLTIDNVIEEIIISNTHQYTASFTNELGEIEDLKTSWNSSNPSIITVSNEGLITALSEGSATVTASITTANGEIINTEDTVTVVNINERISINNPIEELNINNTHQYTTTYTNSSGETENTTITWQSSNTNVITVTNTGLITAIAPGEAVITATVSSSNNTLTIQDTVTVIGNTTQEKTGTLKTSSSYELKGGFTLKEIPNTNDLELTIDENYKASDRLPGLYLYFTNNINTVANAKEIEKVTVFKGAHTYIIKNTGINDFSHLLYWCKPFGVDVGNGEIK is encoded by the coding sequence CAAATAGAAATATTAAGTTTTAACAATACAATCACAGAACTTGGTATAAAAAACACACATCTATACAGCACTAAATACACCAATAATATTGGAGAAGTAACAACTCCTAAAATTAATTGGGATAGCAGCAATTCTAACATTATATCTGTTTCTAACGCTGGATTACTTACAGCACTATCCATTGGAGAATCTGTAATTACAGCTTCTGTAACAAACGAAAATGGAAGTATTATTACAAACGAAAACAATATAGAAGTTATAGCTGTTGATAAAAAACTAACAATAGATAATGTTATTGAAGAAATAATTATTTCTAACACACACCAATACACTGCATCTTTTACAAATGAACTTGGAGAGATCGAAGATTTAAAAACGTCATGGAATAGCTCTAACCCCTCTATTATTACAGTTTCTAACGAGGGCTTAATTACTGCGCTTAGTGAAGGTTCAGCAACCGTTACAGCAAGTATTACAACAGCAAACGGAGAAATAATTAACACAGAAGATACCGTAACGGTAGTAAATATAAACGAACGTATAAGTATTAACAACCCAATAGAAGAGTTAAACATTAACAATACTCATCAGTATACCACAACATACACAAACAGTAGTGGAGAAACAGAGAACACTACTATAACTTGGCAAAGTTCTAACACAAACGTAATAACTGTTACTAATACGGGGTTAATAACTGCAATTGCACCGGGAGAAGCTGTTATTACTGCAACAGTAAGTTCTTCTAATAATACGCTTACAATACAAGATACAGTAACCGTTATTGGCAATACAACTCAAGAAAAAACAGGAACGTTAAAAACATCTAGCAGTTATGAACTTAAAGGAGGTTTTACTTTAAAAGAAATACCAAATACTAATGATTTAGAATTAACAATTGATGAAAACTACAAAGCATCAGACAGACTACCTGGTTTATATTTATACTTTACCAATAATATTAATACAGTAGCAAATGCTAAAGAAATAGAAAAAGTTACTGTTTTTAAAGGAGCCCATACATACATTATAAAAAATACAGGTATTAATGATTTTTCGCATTTATTATATTGGTGCAAACCCTTTGGTGTAGATGTAGGAAATGGAGAAATTAAATAA
- a CDS encoding alanine--glyoxylate aminotransferase family protein, protein MKSRKLLMIPGPIEFESEVMQCMAVPTPSHVSPGFIDLFANSLKLMKEVWKCPSGQAFIVAGTGTLAMDMAAVNLIETGDKALVISTGYFGLRYAEILKRYGAQVDILEAEVGNIVPLELIEQQLKSKSYKLLTFTHVDTSTAVLNDAKSIGALGKKYNVLTILDGVCSVAGEEIKQEDWGIDVVLTASQKAIGVPPGLALLVASKNAMQTFEQRTSPVANYYGDWTNWLPIMKAYENRQASYFGTPAVNLVIALEKSLQLILKEGLDSRFDRHRRAGKAMRAAIKALGLDLLSKNEQVSANTLSAPLYPNQMDTASFLKAVNQEGVILAGGLLPQLKNSYFRIGHMGSVNKNDLLATVGAIESALKNNGYSHELGLGTAQILKYF, encoded by the coding sequence ATGAAATCGAGAAAATTATTAATGATACCTGGTCCAATAGAATTTGAAAGTGAAGTTATGCAATGTATGGCAGTACCAACTCCTAGCCATGTTTCCCCGGGTTTTATAGACCTCTTTGCCAATAGTTTAAAACTAATGAAAGAGGTTTGGAAATGCCCATCTGGTCAGGCATTTATAGTGGCAGGAACAGGTACGCTTGCTATGGATATGGCTGCTGTAAACCTAATAGAAACCGGTGATAAAGCACTTGTAATATCTACAGGCTACTTTGGTTTACGTTATGCCGAAATCTTAAAACGATATGGAGCTCAAGTAGATATTCTTGAAGCTGAAGTAGGTAACATTGTACCCTTAGAGCTTATAGAACAACAACTAAAATCTAAAAGCTATAAACTTTTAACCTTTACACACGTTGACACATCAACAGCTGTTTTAAATGATGCTAAAAGTATTGGTGCTTTAGGTAAAAAGTACAACGTATTAACCATTCTTGACGGTGTTTGCTCTGTTGCGGGCGAAGAAATTAAACAAGAAGATTGGGGAATTGATGTTGTACTTACAGCTTCCCAAAAAGCAATAGGAGTTCCTCCAGGACTTGCTCTTTTAGTTGCTTCTAAAAATGCGATGCAAACATTTGAACAACGAACAAGTCCTGTTGCTAATTACTATGGAGATTGGACTAATTGGTTACCAATAATGAAAGCTTATGAAAATAGACAAGCCTCATATTTTGGAACACCTGCCGTTAATCTTGTAATTGCTCTAGAAAAAAGTTTACAACTCATTTTAAAGGAAGGTTTAGACAGTCGTTTCGACCGACACAGAAGAGCAGGAAAAGCCATGCGAGCTGCAATCAAAGCTTTAGGCTTAGACTTATTATCAAAAAACGAACAAGTTTCTGCAAATACCTTATCAGCGCCTTTATATCCAAACCAAATGGACACAGCCTCTTTTTTAAAGGCCGTAAATCAAGAAGGAGTTATACTGGCTGGAGGTCTTTTGCCTCAATTAAAAAATAGTTATTTTAGAATTGGACACATGGGGTCGGTAAACAAGAATGATTTACTCGCAACGGTTGGAGCCATTGAATCAGCGTTGAAGAACAATGGGTATTCACATGAATTAGGATTAGGAACAGCTCAAATATTGAAATACTTCTAA
- a CDS encoding PPC domain-containing DNA-binding protein, whose amino-acid sequence MKRSILIVFCLTVSFLANSQSNSKLYTYKQFGNTYVVSIQNHSEITKAITAFVKKLDIKAGTISGLGAVNEATLRILDPATKKFVDKTFTEQMEITNITGNISQQNDKHYIHMHVTLGRGDYTALAGHLLTAKINGAGEFVIESFEGTVNRYSDEDTGLNLYKF is encoded by the coding sequence ATGAAACGTTCAATTTTAATAGTATTCTGTCTTACAGTATCTTTTTTAGCAAACTCACAATCAAACTCTAAACTTTACACTTACAAGCAGTTTGGTAACACGTATGTTGTAAGTATTCAAAACCATTCTGAAATTACAAAAGCAATCACTGCATTTGTGAAAAAGCTAGATATAAAAGCAGGAACAATTTCTGGTCTTGGAGCTGTAAATGAAGCTACATTAAGAATTTTGGATCCAGCTACTAAAAAATTTGTAGATAAAACTTTCACCGAACAAATGGAAATTACCAACATAACAGGTAATATATCTCAACAAAATGATAAGCATTACATACACATGCATGTAACACTTGGACGAGGTGATTACACAGCATTAGCAGGACACTTACTTACAGCTAAAATTAATGGAGCTGGAGAATTTGTTATAGAAAGTTTTGAAGGAACCGTTAATCGTTATTCTGATGAGGACACCGGTTTAAACTTGTATAAGTTTTAG
- a CDS encoding putative quinol monooxygenase produces the protein MSKLKIIATIIVKPGFKEDVLNMLQTVTDATRKEEGNISYILHEDINNSSKVIILEVWKSQEAIDFHNQTEHFLLLKTELGNKADSLTIDIIRESY, from the coding sequence ATGAGCAAATTAAAAATTATAGCTACAATTATTGTAAAACCCGGATTTAAGGAAGATGTTTTAAATATGTTGCAAACCGTAACTGATGCAACACGGAAAGAGGAAGGTAATATCTCCTATATATTACATGAAGATATTAATAACAGCTCAAAGGTTATAATTTTGGAAGTATGGAAATCACAGGAAGCGATTGACTTTCATAACCAAACAGAACATTTTTTATTATTAAAGACCGAACTAGGGAATAAGGCTGATAGTTTAACAATAGATATAATAAGAGAGTCTTATTAG
- a CDS encoding metallophosphoesterase family protein, translated as MAIYAIGDIHGCLNALKTIFQQGIIKEQDKVVFLGDYVDKGADSKGVLDWLLEKRKVFDFEFILGNHEIMMTAAKSSPQKYAEWVQNYGGFHTLYSYKMADNLNWMNHVDKKYWDFIDSCLPYLEIEEFIFVHAGLESNKHLDVQNEHHLFHKKYETPVIYNLGKTVICGHTARKNGEIADFGHTICIDTFAHGGMWLTCLNVETGEFLKANEKGQIKKGKLKRFSNTMQNVIKRFFH; from the coding sequence ATGGCTATTTACGCAATTGGAGACATACATGGTTGTCTAAATGCTTTAAAAACCATTTTTCAACAAGGCATAATTAAAGAGCAAGATAAAGTAGTTTTTCTGGGAGACTATGTTGATAAAGGAGCTGACAGTAAGGGAGTACTGGATTGGTTATTAGAAAAAAGAAAAGTATTCGACTTTGAATTTATACTTGGTAATCATGAAATAATGATGACAGCTGCCAAATCTTCACCACAAAAATATGCTGAATGGGTCCAAAATTATGGAGGCTTCCATACTTTATATTCGTATAAAATGGCAGATAACCTAAACTGGATGAACCACGTAGATAAAAAGTATTGGGACTTTATCGATTCTTGCTTGCCATATTTGGAAATAGAAGAGTTCATTTTCGTTCATGCGGGCCTTGAAAGCAATAAGCATCTAGACGTACAGAATGAGCATCATTTATTTCATAAGAAATATGAAACCCCTGTAATTTATAATCTAGGAAAAACTGTAATTTGCGGACATACTGCTCGTAAAAATGGAGAAATAGCCGATTTTGGTCATACTATTTGTATTGATACTTTCGCACACGGTGGCATGTGGTTGACTTGTTTGAACGTTGAAACAGGTGAGTTTTTAAAAGCGAATGAAAAGGGACAAATAAAAAAAGGAAAACTAAAACGATTTTCTAACACTATGCAAAACGTAATAAAACGCTTCTTTCACTAA
- a CDS encoding glycoside hydrolase family 43 protein codes for MPEKSIEHINFDELNKKAISQPLVSHIYTADPSAHVFDGKIYIYPSHDIDAGEAFDDLGSHFAMEDYHVLSMDSIDSKAVDNGLALHVKDVPWAKQQMWAPDANEKDGTYYLFFPAKAHDDIFRIGVATSTSPTGPFKAEPEAIKGSFSIDPAVFKDDDGSCFMYFGGLWGGQLQRWRTGEFNASQPESPTAFLPEGDEPALLPYIAKMTDDLLEFDEKPKEIEIVDENGDLLVANDTDRRFFEAAWLHKHNGKYYFSYSTGDTHFICYGISDSPYGPFTYGGRILEPVVGWTSHHSVCNVEGKDYLFYHDSSLSKGVTHLRSVKVIEINYNEDGTIQTIEPYRD; via the coding sequence ATGCCAGAAAAAAGTATAGAACACATCAATTTTGATGAATTAAATAAAAAAGCCATTTCGCAACCATTAGTTTCTCACATTTATACCGCAGATCCATCTGCACATGTCTTTGATGGTAAGATATATATATATCCATCTCATGATATTGATGCAGGAGAAGCTTTTGACGATTTAGGTAGCCATTTTGCTATGGAAGATTATCATGTATTATCTATGGATAGTATAGATAGTAAGGCTGTAGATAATGGTTTGGCTTTGCATGTAAAAGATGTGCCATGGGCAAAACAACAAATGTGGGCGCCAGATGCAAATGAAAAAGATGGGACTTACTATTTGTTTTTTCCAGCAAAAGCACATGATGATATTTTTAGAATTGGGGTGGCTACAAGCACCTCACCAACAGGTCCGTTTAAAGCAGAACCAGAAGCAATTAAAGGTAGTTTTTCTATAGATCCAGCAGTTTTTAAAGATGATGATGGAAGTTGCTTTATGTATTTTGGAGGTCTTTGGGGGGGACAATTGCAACGTTGGAGAACTGGCGAGTTTAATGCAAGCCAACCAGAAAGCCCTACAGCATTTCTTCCTGAAGGAGATGAGCCTGCATTATTGCCATATATTGCAAAAATGACGGATGATTTATTAGAGTTTGATGAAAAGCCAAAAGAAATTGAAATTGTTGATGAAAATGGAGATTTATTAGTAGCAAATGATACTGATAGACGATTTTTTGAAGCTGCATGGTTACATAAACATAACGGAAAATATTATTTCTCATACTCTACAGGCGATACGCATTTTATTTGTTATGGAATAAGTGATAGTCCTTATGGGCCATTTACGTATGGTGGTAGAATTTTAGAACCAGTTGTAGGTTGGACATCTCATCATTCTGTTTGTAATGTAGAAGGAAAAGATTATTTGTTTTATCATGATTCTAGTTTATCAAAAGGAGTAACACATTTACGTTCTGTAAAAGTTATAGAAATTAATTATAACGAGGATGGAACAATACAAACAATAGAACCTTATAGGGATTAG
- a CDS encoding MFS transporter: protein MTTISHKLSVKEKVGYALGDLAANLVFQTLVTYLSYFYTDIYGLKPEDAALVTLTVGLIAAFGFNPIVGALADRTNTKMGKFRPWILWTAIPLGLAALLAFSTPDFEYQGKVIYAVITYSLLLLLYSANNLPYAALSGVITGDMKERNSLSAYRFVGVLGAQFFVQVFMYDLILKAGDGNKAAGMETVMTYLAIIGTIMLMITFFTTKERVIPKPEQKSSLKEDLSDLFKNKPWVIMLVLTTLIFITLAMKGGSYVYYFENFVNEDKLRVFLDPYKSILPTFENETSFGLGVFNGIGILVGLIGIVLSKRLADKYGKRNVLGISLFISTLFIIAFYFYQPESIGLIFGTQILHMFFYGIGTPILWTMIADVADYSEWKTNRRATAIIFSAMMVGLKGGISIGSALVSSILGGYGYDSHLEIQSEAAINGTKLLISVYAAVPFLIGVGLLYFYEIDKKMELKIEKELKERRAI, encoded by the coding sequence ATGACAACTATTTCACACAAATTATCAGTAAAAGAAAAAGTAGGTTATGCTCTTGGAGATTTAGCAGCCAATTTAGTTTTTCAAACTTTAGTAACCTATCTCTCTTATTTTTATACAGATATTTATGGCTTAAAGCCAGAAGATGCCGCATTAGTAACCTTAACCGTTGGTCTTATAGCTGCGTTTGGTTTTAACCCAATAGTGGGTGCTTTGGCAGATAGAACAAATACTAAAATGGGTAAATTTAGACCCTGGATTTTATGGACTGCAATACCTCTAGGGCTAGCTGCATTATTAGCTTTTTCTACGCCAGATTTTGAGTATCAAGGAAAGGTTATTTATGCTGTAATTACCTATTCTTTATTGCTCTTATTATACTCAGCAAATAATTTACCGTATGCTGCTTTAAGTGGTGTTATTACAGGAGATATGAAAGAGCGTAATAGCTTATCTGCATATCGATTTGTGGGTGTTTTAGGAGCACAGTTTTTTGTACAAGTTTTTATGTACGATTTAATTTTAAAAGCAGGTGATGGTAACAAAGCAGCAGGTATGGAAACTGTAATGACCTATTTGGCAATTATCGGAACCATAATGTTAATGATTACATTTTTTACAACAAAAGAAAGAGTAATACCTAAGCCAGAACAAAAATCTAGTTTAAAAGAAGATTTATCAGATTTGTTTAAAAATAAACCTTGGGTAATTATGTTGGTGCTTACCACTCTAATATTTATCACATTAGCAATGAAAGGGGGTTCTTATGTTTATTATTTCGAAAACTTTGTAAATGAAGATAAACTAAGAGTGTTTTTAGATCCATATAAATCAATATTACCCACATTTGAAAATGAAACCTCTTTTGGTTTAGGAGTGTTTAACGGAATTGGAATTTTAGTTGGGTTAATAGGAATCGTTCTTTCTAAACGTTTGGCAGATAAATATGGAAAACGAAATGTTTTAGGTATTTCGCTCTTTATTTCAACCTTATTTATCATTGCTTTTTATTTTTATCAACCAGAATCTATAGGACTCATATTTGGTACTCAGATTTTACACATGTTTTTTTACGGAATTGGTACTCCAATTCTTTGGACGATGATTGCCGATGTAGCTGATTATTCTGAATGGAAAACAAACAGAAGAGCCACTGCTATTATTTTTTCTGCAATGATGGTTGGTTTAAAAGGAGGTATAAGTATTGGTAGTGCTTTAGTTTCATCAATTTTAGGAGGCTATGGATATGATTCTCATTTAGAAATACAAAGTGAAGCAGCCATTAATGGTACAAAGTTATTAATTAGTGTGTATGCTGCAGTTCCATTTTTAATAGGAGTAGGACTATTATATTTTTATGAAATTGATAAAAAAATGGAATTAAAAATAGAAAAAGAGTTAAAAGAAAGAAGAGCAATTTAA
- a CDS encoding endo-1,4-beta-xylanase, whose amino-acid sequence MFNKINTTLLLLSICFLSCKETKKEAVKETPQNKTSLKDSFKEDFLIGTALNTGQIKEVNAEQTALITREFNAISPENDLKWEQIHPKKDTYNFDVSDAYVAFGQKNNMHIVGHTLLWHSQLAPWVHEITNKDTLVNNITKHINTIAGRYKGKIDSWDVVNEALNEDGSPRESMFYKIFGDESYLELAFKLAEKAAPDADLVYNDYNLWKPAKREGVIRIVKNLQAKGIRIDGVGMQAHWSLEGPSLEDIENSIIAYSELGVKVMFTELDITVLPNPWELDGAAVEQSYERYENDPKMNPYPNGLTEDIKLKIAKRYEDIFNLFLKHKDKISRVTFWGVNDGQSWLNDWPIKGRTNYPLLFGRDDKPKEVYNNVIALKNKAN is encoded by the coding sequence ATGTTTAATAAAATAAATACAACTTTACTCTTATTATCAATTTGCTTTTTAAGCTGTAAAGAGACAAAAAAAGAAGCTGTTAAAGAAACACCTCAAAACAAAACTTCTTTGAAAGATAGTTTTAAAGAAGACTTTTTAATAGGTACGGCACTTAATACAGGGCAGATTAAAGAAGTAAATGCGGAGCAAACAGCTTTAATAACTAGAGAGTTTAATGCGATTTCTCCAGAGAACGATTTAAAATGGGAGCAAATTCACCCTAAAAAAGATACTTATAATTTCGATGTCTCGGATGCTTATGTTGCTTTTGGTCAGAAAAATAATATGCATATCGTTGGTCATACCTTGCTTTGGCATAGTCAATTGGCACCTTGGGTTCATGAAATTACAAATAAGGATACTTTAGTAAATAACATTACAAAACACATTAATACCATTGCAGGTAGATATAAAGGAAAAATTGATTCTTGGGATGTTGTAAATGAAGCTTTAAATGAAGATGGGTCTCCAAGAGAATCTATGTTTTATAAAATTTTTGGCGATGAAAGTTATTTAGAATTGGCCTTTAAACTTGCTGAAAAAGCAGCACCAGATGCAGATCTAGTTTACAACGATTACAATCTTTGGAAACCAGCAAAAAGAGAAGGAGTTATTAGAATTGTAAAAAATTTACAAGCAAAAGGTATTAGAATTGATGGTGTTGGTATGCAAGCACATTGGAGTTTAGAGGGGCCATCTTTAGAAGATATTGAAAATAGTATAATTGCGTATTCAGAATTAGGAGTAAAAGTTATGTTTACAGAATTAGACATTACCGTTCTGCCAAATCCTTGGGAACTGGATGGAGCTGCGGTAGAGCAAAGCTATGAAAGATACGAGAATGATCCTAAAATGAATCCTTATCCAAATGGATTAACGGAAGACATTAAACTAAAAATAGCAAAACGGTATGAAGATATTTTTAATCTTTTCTTAAAACACAAAGATAAAATTAGTCGTGTAACTTTTTGGGGAGTTAACGATGGGCAATCTTGGTTAAATGATTGGCCAATAAAAGGACGTACAAATTATCCTTTACTTTTTGGAAGAGATGATAAACCAAAAGAAGTATACAATAATGTAATTGCGCTTAAAAATAAGGCAAACTAA
- a CDS encoding aldose epimerase family protein → MIKLIDANNFSKDFEKQGIQLFTLKNKNGIVSQITNYGGRVVNLFVPDKNGVFEDVVLGYDSAKNYLEKPDHFFGAIIGRYGNRIANGKFSIDNNEFLLEKNEEENQLHGGEKGFHAVVWQAKQISESVLELTHFSKHLDQGFPGNLEVKVEYTLTDENELQIKYFAVSDAKTVINLTNHSYFNLSGNFNKSIENHLFQIKADYYLPVNDKMVPVGILENVANSPFDFRKLKTLKQALNKQHKQIDLGSGFDHNFVLDDVNTGFVAKVIDENSGRSLEVFTTEPGIQFYSGNHLNNLEGKNDVLYQKRAAFCLETQHFPNSPNQTNFPSTLLLSGEKYFSRTIYKFSVYK, encoded by the coding sequence ATGATAAAATTAATAGATGCTAATAATTTTTCAAAAGATTTTGAAAAACAGGGGATTCAATTATTTACATTAAAAAATAAAAATGGAATTGTATCTCAAATAACCAATTATGGGGGTAGAGTTGTAAATCTATTTGTTCCTGATAAAAATGGTGTATTTGAAGATGTTGTTTTAGGCTACGATTCTGCAAAAAATTATTTAGAAAAGCCAGATCATTTTTTTGGGGCTATTATTGGTCGATATGGTAATAGAATTGCAAATGGTAAATTTAGTATAGATAATAATGAATTTTTATTAGAGAAAAATGAAGAGGAAAACCAATTACATGGAGGTGAAAAAGGTTTTCATGCAGTTGTTTGGCAAGCAAAACAAATATCCGAATCCGTTTTAGAATTAACTCATTTTTCAAAACACTTAGATCAAGGATTTCCTGGTAATTTAGAAGTGAAAGTAGAGTATACGTTAACCGATGAAAATGAATTACAAATAAAATATTTTGCAGTTTCAGATGCAAAAACCGTTATAAACTTAACAAATCATTCTTATTTTAATTTATCGGGTAATTTTAATAAATCAATAGAAAATCATTTATTTCAGATAAAGGCAGATTATTATTTACCTGTAAATGATAAAATGGTTCCTGTAGGGATTTTAGAAAATGTTGCCAATTCTCCTTTCGATTTCAGAAAATTAAAAACACTGAAGCAAGCTCTAAATAAACAACATAAACAAATAGATTTAGGTAGTGGTTTTGACCATAATTTTGTTTTAGATGATGTGAATACAGGTTTTGTAGCAAAAGTAATTGATGAAAATTCTGGGAGAAGTTTAGAGGTTTTTACTACTGAACCTGGCATACAATTTTATTCAGGAAATCATCTAAATAACTTAGAAGGCAAAAACGATGTTTTATATCAAAAAAGAGCCGCGTTTTGTTTAGAAACGCAACATTTTCCAAATAGTCCTAATCAAACCAATTTTCCATCAACCTTATTACTATCTGGAGAAAAATATTTTTCAAGAACTATTTATAAGTTTAGTGTTTATAAGTGA
- a CDS encoding ThuA domain-containing protein → MMKSFTIKYLLLTISFLTMMKTNAQDQFSVLLYTQHDTWHYNNIPVAIQAFEEMAKEHQFKFNWTQRPNDLITKLPKHDVVIFMNANADSLKTKHMIALKVFMKRGGGFVGIHGTSDGKNDNSWFDGLVGAKFVNHPKLQAAIVKVENNDFPATWHLPNKWLRSDEWYNFKNINLERLNILLTVDEASYDFTAGYDNIPLKGMGEKHPISWNQEYQGGRSFYTALGHKPESYKDKNFLNHIFGGIYWVLNKNKQY, encoded by the coding sequence ATGATGAAATCTTTTACAATTAAATATCTGTTATTAACTATAAGTTTCTTGACAATGATGAAAACAAATGCGCAAGACCAGTTTAGTGTTCTATTGTATACCCAACATGATACTTGGCATTACAATAACATACCTGTTGCTATTCAGGCTTTTGAAGAAATGGCAAAAGAACATCAATTTAAGTTTAATTGGACACAAAGACCAAATGATCTTATAACGAAATTACCAAAACATGATGTAGTAATATTTATGAACGCTAATGCTGATTCTTTAAAGACAAAACATATGATTGCTTTAAAAGTATTTATGAAAAGAGGCGGAGGCTTTGTTGGTATACATGGAACATCAGATGGTAAAAACGATAATTCTTGGTTTGATGGTCTTGTTGGAGCGAAATTTGTGAATCATCCAAAATTGCAAGCCGCAATTGTAAAAGTTGAAAATAATGATTTTCCAGCAACATGGCATTTGCCAAATAAATGGCTACGAAGTGATGAATGGTATAACTTTAAAAATATAAATTTAGAGAGACTAAATATTCTATTGACTGTTGATGAAGCTTCTTATGATTTTACTGCGGGTTATGATAACATTCCGTTAAAAGGTATGGGAGAGAAACACCCCATCTCATGGAATCAAGAGTATCAAGGAGGAAGATCTTTTTATACAGCTTTAGGCCATAAACCAGAATCATATAAAGACAAAAATTTCTTAAATCACATTTTTGGAGGCATATACTGGGTTTTAAATAAAAATAAGCAATACTGA
- a CDS encoding Gfo/Idh/MocA family protein, whose protein sequence is MERKSFIKQLLAGSTGITLFALQMQMLQGCTTSDKTKKLGIALVGLGSYSTTQLAPALLETKHSYLSAIVTGTKEKEGVWAKKYNIKKENIYNYTNFDEIVNNDAIDIVYIVLPNSMHAEFTIRAAKAGKHVICEKPMATSVEDCQRMIASCKKENVKLSIGYRLHFDPINGYLMELGQNKVFGKMNTEAGFAFTLKNPKKWRLQKSLSGGGPLMDLGIYVLQSAIYMFGELPTSLWAKDTTKDITFFNKQNIEGSLEWEMTFPSGKALCKTSYEEDFYCYITASTEKGEIELNPSFTYGGLEGKTPNGPIEIENVNQQALQIDAFALNILNDTKSIVPGEMGLRDMYIIEKIYESANENSKEVFLDEIPNILDLRKRGD, encoded by the coding sequence TTGGAAAGAAAATCTTTTATTAAACAACTTTTAGCGGGGTCTACAGGTATAACACTATTTGCATTGCAAATGCAAATGTTACAAGGTTGTACAACTTCTGATAAAACTAAAAAATTAGGCATAGCTTTAGTTGGCTTGGGTTCTTATTCCACAACACAATTAGCACCAGCTTTATTAGAAACAAAGCACTCTTATCTGTCTGCAATTGTTACTGGTACCAAAGAAAAAGAAGGTGTTTGGGCAAAAAAATACAACATCAAAAAAGAAAATATTTACAACTATACTAATTTTGATGAAATTGTAAATAATGATGCTATAGATATCGTATATATTGTCTTACCAAATAGTATGCATGCAGAATTTACTATTAGAGCAGCAAAGGCAGGTAAACATGTTATTTGTGAAAAACCGATGGCAACTTCTGTGGAAGATTGTCAAAGAATGATCGCTAGTTGTAAAAAAGAAAATGTAAAACTATCTATAGGTTACAGATTACATTTCGATCCTATTAATGGCTATTTGATGGAACTTGGGCAAAATAAAGTTTTTGGCAAAATGAATACTGAAGCTGGTTTTGCGTTTACTTTAAAAAATCCTAAAAAATGGAGATTGCAAAAATCTTTATCTGGTGGAGGACCTTTAATGGATTTAGGAATTTATGTATTACAATCTGCGATCTATATGTTTGGTGAATTACCAACATCTTTATGGGCAAAAGACACAACTAAAGACATTACCTTTTTTAACAAACAAAATATTGAAGGAAGTTTAGAATGGGAAATGACATTTCCATCAGGAAAAGCCTTGTGCAAAACTTCATATGAAGAAGATTTTTATTGTTATATAACTGCATCCACAGAAAAAGGAGAAATAGAATTAAATCCTTCATTTACTTATGGTGGTTTAGAAGGTAAAACCCCAAATGGCCCTATAGAAATTGAAAACGTAAATCAACAAGCACTTCAAATTGATGCTTTTGCATTAAATATTTTAAATGATACTAAAAGTATCGTTCCTGGTGAAATGGGGTTACGTGATATGTATATCATTGAAAAGATTTATGAATCAGCAAATGAAAATAGCAAGGAAGTTTTTTTAGATGAAATTCCTAATATTCTAGACTTAAGAAAAAGAGGTGATTAA